One part of the Bdellovibrio sp. KM01 genome encodes these proteins:
- a CDS encoding autotransporter outer membrane beta-barrel domain-containing protein gives MSKWHVRVWTYFLCVICAHGTAQAAFQLRDVDVQKMANSVVALMSYSAIPDLASSSLSINNAQTGNPSIAMTQFGGGFTISKSTPVYLEGAAAYSRYDPKFIASDGAQERSVPLKWNAGTVQGGVGWDFEIYRRWVIRPIFNFSFSMLFSDTEIGAALIADYKDLENIDFLDNGNISIGGLGSALMLAYEFHDDVIGTDVDLQLRYSFIHLQSMGGSRSISGYSDSSTANVYYRFRAPMGDLRALGEPFRYVLEGSASQYFGDQVGVLGFHYLATAGLGIELDSSDYNVWVTRTRLVGRYMFGDNVSGYSVGLACSF, from the coding sequence ATGAGCAAGTGGCACGTTCGCGTTTGGACTTATTTTCTCTGCGTCATTTGCGCACACGGGACGGCCCAAGCTGCTTTTCAGTTACGAGACGTCGATGTGCAAAAAATGGCGAACTCCGTTGTCGCCCTGATGTCTTACTCGGCTATTCCTGATCTTGCTTCCAGTTCACTTTCGATTAATAACGCGCAAACTGGAAATCCCTCGATTGCGATGACTCAATTTGGTGGGGGATTTACGATTAGCAAATCCACACCTGTCTATCTCGAAGGCGCCGCTGCTTACAGCCGCTATGATCCCAAATTTATTGCCAGTGATGGAGCTCAAGAAAGATCGGTGCCTTTAAAGTGGAATGCAGGCACGGTGCAAGGTGGAGTGGGGTGGGATTTTGAAATCTACCGTCGCTGGGTGATCCGGCCTATTTTCAATTTCTCATTCAGCATGCTCTTTAGTGATACTGAAATCGGTGCCGCTCTTATAGCAGATTACAAGGATTTGGAAAATATTGATTTCCTGGATAACGGCAATATCAGTATCGGTGGATTGGGCAGCGCTTTGATGCTGGCTTATGAGTTTCATGACGACGTGATCGGAACAGATGTGGACTTGCAGTTGCGCTATTCCTTCATACATTTGCAAAGCATGGGCGGCAGTCGTTCCATCAGTGGCTATTCGGATTCAAGCACCGCGAATGTGTATTACCGATTCCGTGCGCCGATGGGGGATTTGCGAGCGTTGGGGGAGCCGTTTCGTTACGTGCTGGAGGGCTCGGCCTCCCAATACTTTGGTGATCAGGTGGGTGTTTTGGGATTTCATTATCTGGCGACAGCAGGCTTAGGAATTGAATTGGACTCATCGGACTATAACGTATGGGTCACACGCACCCGTCTTGTGGGACGCTACATGTTTGGGGATAACGTCAGTGGTTACTCTGTCGGTCTGGCTTGTTCTTTCTAA
- a CDS encoding carbonic anhydrase family protein, with protein MAQKNSIKILSVLILSMFVSSAHAGRQTKAPQTPQEELMALKEGNERFMSGEKAGHDFHYQINKTKDGQKPYAVILSCLDSRVPPEIVFDQGIGELFVARVAGNVENDDILGSMEFGTAVMGAKLVVVMGHTKCGAIKGACQNVKLGHLTGVLDKIQPAVAQVKKSNPKFNTESYDDLDHVSQAHVMLTVEEIRKKSKIIRDLEAQNKIRLVGAMYDISTGKVTFLDDVASKSGVAKNW; from the coding sequence ATGGCTCAAAAGAATTCAATCAAGATACTATCCGTTTTAATTCTGAGTATGTTTGTCAGTTCGGCCCATGCGGGACGGCAGACGAAGGCACCACAGACGCCCCAAGAGGAGCTGATGGCCCTGAAGGAAGGCAATGAGAGATTTATGAGTGGCGAAAAAGCCGGGCACGATTTTCACTATCAAATAAATAAAACCAAAGACGGTCAGAAGCCCTATGCGGTGATCTTAAGCTGTCTTGATTCACGGGTGCCGCCGGAAATTGTTTTTGACCAAGGTATCGGTGAACTGTTTGTGGCTCGTGTCGCGGGAAATGTTGAAAACGATGATATTCTTGGCAGCATGGAGTTTGGTACCGCGGTGATGGGTGCAAAACTCGTGGTGGTGATGGGACATACCAAATGCGGCGCGATCAAGGGAGCCTGTCAGAATGTGAAGCTGGGTCATTTGACGGGAGTGCTGGATAAAATTCAACCAGCCGTGGCTCAAGTTAAAAAGTCTAATCCCAAATTCAATACTGAATCCTATGATGACCTTGATCATGTTTCGCAGGCGCACGTGATGCTGACTGTAGAAGAAATCAGAAAGAAAAGTAAAATCATTCGTGATCTGGAAGCTCAGAATAAAATTCGCCTGGTGGGAGCCATGTATGACATCTCTACTGGTAAAGTGACTTTCTTGGACGATGTGGCCTCTAAATCCGGAGTCGCTAAAAATTGGTAA
- a CDS encoding HD domain-containing phosphohydrolase, with amino-acid sequence MRSLDLAAVSQDPRFTKRATELAQLFSFEFESFDSPDTFFEKTESYKSITCILLDCSKIEKPNEAAGMVQVACQVAAESYIIAAVNSKLKPEDARIVKTSGASLVLMENEFYSTSKLEFVTTQVIRSAFIPIKVYDLMPDTETAFPLFYMMPANKKFLKVAKPATKLNSTFLKKFSEMGELYLRRQDLKNWVEYSRSFNSNDEASALRRCRLQFLQMSQSFLALALMISDQSSAASFALGKELYGTCESFAKSLLTSLGEVKNPFDVINSSSVGDFGSLERAPAIAAYAAVLSQEAKIGTPLEVMIAALLSDIGYLELSPSTSAKLRNHEIEAMHGEELMEYQKHPIYSLNQCLARKIPLSEPMKMMILQSHERMDQKGFPHRINPDKILEEAMLIRFCWELDGKTQVRIGETRPDIQSIIEELANVATSEKGSYSIGFTMKTGPVLKEIHLKTETQWPHQ; translated from the coding sequence ATGAGAAGTCTCGACTTAGCAGCGGTCTCTCAAGATCCAAGATTCACCAAAAGAGCCACAGAGCTTGCGCAGCTTTTCTCGTTTGAATTTGAAAGCTTCGATAGTCCTGACACCTTCTTTGAAAAAACCGAATCCTATAAATCCATCACTTGTATTTTATTGGATTGTTCAAAAATTGAAAAACCCAATGAAGCTGCCGGAATGGTGCAAGTCGCCTGTCAGGTGGCTGCTGAAAGTTATATAATCGCGGCGGTGAACTCTAAACTTAAACCAGAAGACGCCCGCATCGTAAAAACATCTGGAGCATCTTTGGTCCTGATGGAAAATGAATTCTATTCCACCAGCAAACTAGAGTTCGTAACCACTCAGGTGATTCGTTCCGCATTTATACCCATCAAAGTCTATGATTTGATGCCTGATACGGAAACCGCCTTTCCGTTATTTTACATGATGCCTGCAAACAAGAAATTCCTAAAGGTCGCCAAACCTGCAACCAAGCTCAATTCCACCTTCTTAAAAAAGTTTTCCGAAATGGGTGAGCTTTATTTGCGAAGGCAGGATTTAAAGAACTGGGTGGAGTACAGTCGCAGTTTTAATTCAAACGATGAGGCGAGTGCCCTGCGCCGCTGCCGTCTTCAATTTTTACAAATGAGTCAGTCCTTTTTAGCTCTGGCCCTTATGATCAGTGATCAAAGTTCAGCAGCATCGTTTGCCTTGGGAAAAGAGCTCTATGGAACATGCGAGAGTTTTGCTAAATCACTCCTCACTTCTTTAGGCGAAGTCAAAAATCCTTTTGATGTAATCAACAGTTCCTCCGTGGGTGACTTCGGGTCTTTGGAACGAGCTCCCGCTATCGCCGCCTATGCCGCGGTGCTGAGCCAGGAAGCTAAGATTGGAACGCCCTTAGAAGTAATGATCGCAGCCCTTCTTTCTGATATTGGTTATCTTGAACTCTCGCCTTCAACATCTGCAAAATTACGTAACCATGAAATCGAAGCCATGCACGGCGAAGAACTTATGGAATACCAAAAGCATCCCATCTATAGCTTGAATCAGTGCCTGGCCCGTAAAATTCCATTAAGTGAACCTATGAAAATGATGATTCTGCAAAGTCATGAACGTATGGATCAAAAAGGTTTCCCTCACAGAATCAACCCCGATAAGATTTTGGAAGAAGCCATGCTGATTCGATTTTGTTGGGAGCTTGACGGCAAAACTCAAGTCCGAATTGGCGAAACACGGCCTGACATTCAAAGCATCATCGAAGAGCTGGCCAACGTCGCCACTTCCGAAAAAGGAAGTTATTCCATTGGATTTACCATGAAGACCGGACCCGTTTTAAAAGAGATTCATTTAAAAACAGAAACTCAATGGCCCCATCAATAA
- a CDS encoding glycoside hydrolase family 44 protein has product MKTLWRKRKKIATVLSALLMMLLFQNCSQADLSSQATSGDLEIQSNLAGGKRRPKPRPTVSPSPTVSPSPTVNPSPTVTPSPSPSPSPTPSATDVTFNVDVNLDRHAISPYIYGTNYETSMMKGIGSFRMGGNRWTTYNWENNATNSGTDYNNTSGNRVCDLVNCGSRSEVAGEAVRLGVKLAYSYEATPLVTIPIVDYIAADKNGTISQAASATNTRFRQNLDRKPSSVSSAVASLSDNYVYQDEALKFFQDTFKTDLSSGRKIFYSLDNEPGIWKSTHPLIHPAKTTYAEMKEKTIRFASMIKEQAPDSMVFGAVAYGFNEMMSLQDAPDRSNGEYMSWFLQQMAAAEKSYGKRLVDVIDMHWGSEARGDGYRVLDETAPQTPAVIAARLQAPRSLWDPTYKETSWIADDYLNAPIQWIPRLKDRINKYYPGTKISFSEYNHGGGQTISGGIAEADVLGIFGREDVFFATHWDREDSPYIYGAMKLFVNYDGAGGRVGDISVRAVSTNNEKTSVYAMQSSKDSSKIYLVILNKTSTALSTKIAIANSSGYTQGAAYQIADGSPTPKSLGSIAVSGSDVYYTMPAMSVTTLVLSK; this is encoded by the coding sequence ATGAAAACACTTTGGCGTAAGCGTAAAAAGATCGCGACGGTTCTATCTGCGCTTTTAATGATGCTGCTATTCCAAAACTGCTCTCAGGCAGACCTTTCTTCACAGGCCACCAGTGGTGATCTGGAAATTCAAAGCAATCTCGCCGGCGGCAAACGCCGTCCAAAACCAAGACCTACAGTTTCGCCTTCTCCGACAGTGTCACCATCACCAACAGTGAACCCGTCGCCAACGGTGACGCCATCGCCATCGCCTTCTCCTTCACCCACACCTTCTGCGACAGATGTCACATTCAATGTTGACGTGAATTTGGATCGTCATGCGATCTCGCCTTATATCTATGGTACGAACTATGAGACCAGCATGATGAAGGGTATTGGATCTTTCCGTATGGGCGGAAATCGCTGGACGACTTATAACTGGGAAAACAACGCCACGAATAGTGGTACCGACTATAACAATACAAGCGGTAACCGTGTTTGCGACCTCGTAAATTGCGGCAGTCGCAGCGAGGTTGCAGGAGAGGCCGTTCGCCTGGGTGTCAAATTAGCTTACTCATACGAAGCGACACCACTTGTGACAATTCCAATTGTAGATTACATCGCTGCCGACAAAAACGGTACGATCTCACAGGCGGCTAGTGCGACGAACACCCGCTTCCGTCAAAATTTGGACCGTAAACCAAGCAGCGTGAGCTCTGCCGTTGCGAGCCTGTCCGACAATTACGTTTATCAAGACGAAGCTCTTAAATTTTTCCAGGATACTTTCAAAACAGATTTGTCTTCGGGTCGCAAGATTTTCTATAGCTTGGACAATGAACCCGGCATTTGGAAATCGACTCACCCTTTGATCCATCCTGCAAAAACGACCTATGCGGAAATGAAAGAAAAAACCATTCGCTTTGCGAGTATGATCAAAGAGCAAGCGCCAGATTCTATGGTGTTTGGTGCAGTGGCATACGGCTTTAATGAAATGATGAGCTTGCAGGATGCTCCGGACCGCTCGAATGGTGAATACATGTCGTGGTTCTTGCAACAAATGGCGGCCGCTGAAAAATCATACGGCAAGCGTCTGGTGGATGTGATAGACATGCACTGGGGATCTGAAGCCCGTGGTGATGGTTATCGCGTGCTTGACGAGACAGCTCCGCAAACACCAGCGGTGATTGCGGCTCGCTTGCAAGCGCCTCGCTCTTTGTGGGACCCGACTTATAAAGAAACCAGCTGGATTGCGGATGACTATTTAAATGCACCTATCCAATGGATCCCACGCTTGAAAGATCGAATTAATAAGTATTATCCAGGAACTAAAATTTCGTTCTCGGAATACAATCACGGCGGCGGCCAAACAATTTCTGGGGGTATCGCCGAAGCCGATGTTTTGGGAATCTTTGGTCGCGAGGACGTGTTCTTTGCGACTCATTGGGACCGGGAAGACTCCCCTTACATATATGGCGCAATGAAGCTTTTCGTGAATTACGATGGCGCTGGTGGCCGCGTGGGTGATATTTCGGTTCGCGCTGTTTCAACGAATAACGAAAAAACGTCTGTGTATGCGATGCAATCCTCGAAGGATTCTTCTAAGATTTATCTGGTTATCTTAAACAAAACGTCCACGGCCCTTTCCACTAAAATCGCCATTGCCAACAGTAGTGGTTATACCCAAGGAGCCGCATACCAGATTGCTGACGGGAGCCCCACGCCGAAATCATTAGGCAGCATCGCCGTCTCGGGCTCTGATGTTTACTACACTATGCCAGCTATGAGTGTGACGACACTGGTTCTCTCAAAATAG
- the msrB gene encoding peptide-methionine (R)-S-oxide reductase MsrB, giving the protein MVKILGLILTTLMFAGSLSAKEGDYKKPSDAELKKRLTPMQYQCTQQAATERPFNNAYWDNKKEGIYVDIVSGEPLFSSTDKYDSGTGWPSFTKAIDDNAVVTKPDHEMSVERTELRSKGADSHLGHLFDDGPADKGGKRYCINSAALKFIPKEEMEAKGYGRYLKLFPKKSK; this is encoded by the coding sequence ATGGTGAAAATTCTTGGACTGATCTTAACAACGCTTATGTTTGCGGGCTCTTTATCGGCTAAAGAAGGCGACTATAAAAAACCCTCGGATGCTGAGTTAAAGAAAAGGCTGACTCCCATGCAGTATCAGTGCACGCAACAAGCTGCGACCGAAAGACCGTTTAATAATGCCTATTGGGATAATAAAAAAGAAGGGATCTATGTCGATATCGTCAGTGGTGAACCTCTTTTTAGTTCGACAGATAAGTATGATTCGGGCACCGGTTGGCCCAGCTTCACCAAAGCCATTGATGATAATGCGGTGGTGACTAAGCCCGATCATGAAATGTCTGTGGAAAGAACAGAGCTTCGTTCCAAAGGCGCAGACTCTCACTTAGGACATCTATTTGACGACGGCCCTGCGGATAAAGGCGGCAAACGCTATTGCATTAATTCTGCCGCCCTAAAATTTATCCCGAAAGAGGAAATGGAAGCTAAAGGATATGGCCGCTATCTAAAACTCTTTCCTAAAAAGTCCAAATAG
- the ppk2 gene encoding polyphosphate kinase 2 — protein MTKKRNVTALNKHPSEPLTSKVFKAEIRKLHVELVKLQRWVVHKGLRICIVFEGRDGAGKGGTIKALTERVNPRVFRVVALPAPTEREKSQMYLQRYVPHFPAAGEIVIFDRSWYNRAGVERVMGWCPEEQVEVFLQNAPLLEKTMVDSGIILLKYWLEVSPKEQERRLKDRIKDGRKTWKLSEMDLKSYDRWDDYTKARDEMFKKTNSTWAPWYFAISEDKKSVRLNIIKHILSQIDYKNIKEKPIELPKRKIKYESNYHGKVRLVPEDLWNS, from the coding sequence ATGACTAAAAAACGAAATGTGACCGCTCTGAACAAACACCCTTCAGAACCTCTCACCTCTAAAGTCTTTAAGGCCGAAATTAGGAAATTACACGTCGAGCTTGTAAAACTGCAACGTTGGGTGGTGCACAAGGGCCTCCGGATCTGCATCGTCTTTGAAGGCCGCGATGGCGCAGGAAAGGGAGGTACCATTAAAGCTCTTACGGAGAGAGTCAACCCGCGAGTCTTTCGCGTCGTTGCCCTGCCCGCTCCGACGGAGAGGGAAAAAAGTCAGATGTACCTGCAGCGCTATGTTCCGCACTTCCCGGCGGCTGGCGAGATCGTGATCTTTGACCGAAGCTGGTACAACCGCGCCGGCGTGGAACGAGTCATGGGTTGGTGCCCCGAGGAACAAGTGGAAGTGTTTTTACAGAATGCTCCCCTACTAGAAAAAACCATGGTGGATTCGGGGATCATTTTACTGAAATACTGGTTGGAGGTAAGCCCCAAGGAACAAGAGCGCCGTTTAAAGGACCGAATTAAAGACGGCCGAAAAACCTGGAAGCTTTCCGAAATGGATTTGAAATCCTATGATCGGTGGGATGATTATACCAAAGCCCGCGATGAAATGTTTAAAAAGACCAACTCCACCTGGGCCCCTTGGTATTTTGCGATTTCCGAGGACAAAAAAAGCGTTCGGCTGAATATCATCAAACATATTCTGAGTCAGATTGATTATAAAAACATTAAAGAAAAGCCCATCGAACTTCCGAAAAGAAAAATCAAATATGAAAGCAACTATCACGGAAAAGTTCGTCTGGTGCCGGAGGACCTATGGAACTCGTAA
- a CDS encoding methyl-accepting chemotaxis protein encodes MNFRQSFTRSRSWMFLISLYLHLPVFSYLAATNGHSQWLAWGGSLFILSVPTALYLMGNASALLPNLLAMTIMCFSGMLIHLGNGMIEMHFHVFVALAFCLSFGMMSAILTAAATIAVHHLAFFMWLPKSVFNYEAGFGIVLLHATFVILEAIPLMLIARRYGAFISLQDTTIAQLTNISGKNFEGCTTIEDTGKKLDESAGSVSRGLENSLKMLQDLTSQVTLNTTSAKEAESLSTTSREVATDGAKHIRELIDSIKKISSSANEINNIVTVIEDIAFQTNLLALNASVEAARAGEHGRGFGVVAEAVRTLAQRCSSSAKDISILVKGNVDTIKAGEKSADLSNKSLSEILSSIERVQTLNKEIATSSVAQGQELGNVTQTIHSVEALTAQNTGYAQNLNETSAQLLSDAQILTELVSSMKDSAGSNKAA; translated from the coding sequence ATGAACTTTAGACAATCATTTACCCGCAGTCGCTCATGGATGTTTTTAATAAGCTTGTACTTGCACCTTCCGGTGTTTTCGTACTTAGCTGCAACCAATGGACACAGTCAGTGGCTTGCTTGGGGTGGCAGTCTTTTTATTTTATCTGTGCCGACGGCGCTTTACTTAATGGGTAATGCCTCTGCCCTTCTGCCAAATTTGCTGGCGATGACGATCATGTGTTTTTCGGGAATGTTGATCCATCTGGGTAATGGCATGATTGAAATGCACTTTCACGTATTTGTCGCCCTGGCCTTCTGTTTAAGTTTTGGTATGATGAGTGCGATTCTAACAGCGGCAGCAACAATTGCAGTTCACCATTTGGCCTTCTTTATGTGGTTGCCTAAGAGTGTCTTTAATTACGAAGCCGGCTTCGGCATCGTGCTTTTGCATGCGACTTTCGTGATTCTGGAAGCAATTCCGTTGATGTTGATTGCTCGCCGTTACGGCGCCTTCATTTCTTTGCAAGATACAACGATCGCCCAGTTAACCAATATTTCCGGAAAAAACTTTGAAGGCTGTACGACCATTGAAGACACCGGTAAAAAATTGGATGAGTCCGCTGGCAGTGTCAGTCGTGGTCTGGAAAACTCTCTGAAAATGCTTCAAGACCTGACGTCACAGGTGACATTAAATACGACATCTGCGAAGGAAGCTGAGTCGCTTTCCACGACTTCTCGTGAAGTTGCGACCGATGGTGCAAAACACATCCGGGAACTTATCGACTCAATTAAAAAGATCTCTTCAAGTGCCAACGAGATTAATAACATCGTGACGGTAATTGAAGACATTGCTTTTCAAACAAACTTACTGGCTTTGAATGCTTCCGTAGAAGCGGCACGTGCTGGCGAGCACGGTCGTGGTTTCGGCGTGGTTGCAGAAGCAGTGCGTACACTGGCACAACGTTGTTCCAGCTCTGCCAAAGATATTTCGATTTTGGTTAAAGGAAATGTCGATACGATTAAGGCCGGAGAAAAGAGCGCGGACCTTAGCAATAAGTCTTTAAGCGAAATCCTAAGTTCCATTGAGCGAGTGCAAACTTTGAATAAAGAGATCGCGACTTCCAGCGTGGCCCAAGGTCAAGAGCTCGGCAATGTAACTCAGACGATTCATTCTGTGGAAGCACTGACTGCACAGAACACTGGTTATGCCCAAAACCTAAATGAAACTTCCGCGCAGCTTTTGTCAGATGCTCAGATTTTGACAGAGCTGGTAAGCTCGATGAAGGATTCAGCGGGATCGAACAAGGCCGCCTAA
- a CDS encoding SRPBCC domain-containing protein — MQISQQKSNSPSVHKHSTPQSRLLMLDRAFDVPVAELFKAFSTSEALKAWWWPQGLYADRVDIDFRVGGRVFINMKGYEKGGGGMTSTYEEIVENKRIVMTDQFADETGKAITPQEAQMPGEWPEMGYITLEFLAEGADDSRLALYQEGMPNELQEDCVQGWMQSFDKLEKFLHEKKH; from the coding sequence ATGCAAATCTCCCAACAGAAAAGCAACTCTCCCTCAGTTCATAAGCATTCCACCCCACAATCCAGACTCTTGATGCTGGATCGTGCGTTTGATGTTCCCGTCGCAGAACTATTTAAGGCTTTTAGCACCTCTGAAGCTTTAAAAGCCTGGTGGTGGCCTCAAGGCTTGTATGCAGATCGTGTTGATATTGATTTCCGCGTCGGCGGCCGGGTTTTCATTAACATGAAAGGGTACGAGAAAGGCGGCGGAGGAATGACCAGCACCTACGAAGAAATCGTCGAAAACAAACGCATCGTTATGACGGACCAGTTCGCAGATGAAACTGGGAAAGCCATTACTCCTCAAGAAGCGCAAATGCCGGGGGAATGGCCAGAAATGGGTTACATCACGCTGGAATTTTTAGCGGAAGGCGCAGATGACAGTCGCTTGGCCCTTTATCAAGAAGGTATGCCAAACGAACTACAAGAGGACTGCGTGCAGGGCTGGATGCAATCCTTCGATAAGCTCGAAAAATTCCTGCACGAGAAAAAACATTAG